A section of the Humulus lupulus chromosome 2, drHumLupu1.1, whole genome shotgun sequence genome encodes:
- the LOC133818985 gene encoding cytochrome b-c1 complex subunit 7-2, mitochondrial-like isoform X2, whose product MSSFLQTLLNPKKNWLAAQHMKSVSQSLRNYGLRYDDLYDPYYDLDVKEALNRLPREIVDARNQRLKRAMDLSMKHQYLPGDLQAMQTPFRTYLQEMLALACDLLLPVLRLNPSWVLT is encoded by the exons ATGTCTTCGTTTTTGCAAACTCTTTTGAATCCGAAGAAGAACTGGTTGGCTGCTCAGCACATGAAATCCGTTTCCCAAAGCCTCCGTAACTACG GGCTGCGATATGACGATCTGTACGACCCCTACTACGATCTGGACGTGAAGGAAGCCCTTAATCGGCTGCCCAGAGAGATAGTTGACGCCCGTAATCAGCGTCTCAAACGCGCCATGGATCTTTCTATGAAACATCAGTACCTCCCTGGGGATCTTCAG GCCATGCAAACACCTTTTAGGACCTACCTTCAAGAAATGCTTGCTTTG GCATGTGATTTGCTCCTGCCAGTTCTGAGGTTGAATCCCTCCTGGGTGCTTACATAG
- the LOC133818985 gene encoding cytochrome b-c1 complex subunit 7-2, mitochondrial-like isoform X1 yields MSSFLQTLLNPKKNWLAAQHMKSVSQSLRNYGLRYDDLYDPYYDLDVKEALNRLPREIVDARNQRLKRAMDLSMKHQYLPGDLQAMQTPFRTYLQEMLALVKRERAERDALGALPLYQRTIP; encoded by the exons ATGTCTTCGTTTTTGCAAACTCTTTTGAATCCGAAGAAGAACTGGTTGGCTGCTCAGCACATGAAATCCGTTTCCCAAAGCCTCCGTAACTACG GGCTGCGATATGACGATCTGTACGACCCCTACTACGATCTGGACGTGAAGGAAGCCCTTAATCGGCTGCCCAGAGAGATAGTTGACGCCCGTAATCAGCGTCTCAAACGCGCCATGGATCTTTCTATGAAACATCAGTACCTCCCTGGGGATCTTCAG GCCATGCAAACACCTTTTAGGACCTACCTTCAAGAAATGCTTGCTTTG GTGAAGAGGGAGAGAGCAGAGCGTGACGCTTTGGGAGCCTTGCCACTATATCAGCGCACCATTCCCTAA